The genomic window TGCGGTCGAGGTTCTGTACCCGAGCCGCAGCGAATACCGGTCAGAGGGGACCAGCACGCCGTATGCCGAGTATTCCAGCGCGGCGCGGATTATCGGCACGGTATCGGACGGTTTGTCCGCTTCTCCCAGCAAAGTGAAGTTTTCGCCCGCTTTCACCGACAGGCCGGCCTTGTAAGTGAGCGGGAGCGGAGATTCCTGCTCGTAAAGTTTCAGCTCGCTGCCGAAATTTGAAACCGCCAGGCCCAGCGCGACCGCTTCATAGCGAACAAGCAGGCCCGCGTCGCCCGCGAACGCGGTGGCGTTGCGGTCGTCCATTGACTGGCGGATGGTTTTAAAGGATGCGCCCGCGAAAATATTTTCATGGAACCGGTTGGCCACGCCAAGTGAAAATACCCCGTCGGCCGAGTTGAACGACGAGCCAAGCGGGTTGCCGCTGGCGTCGGTTTTAGGCACGTCGGGCGTGTGCAGGTAGTTGATGCCCGCGCCGAATGTCAGGGTTTTTTTGTGAGGATGCGCGTAGCTCAGCGACTCCAGCTGCACGCCGGACAGCCAGCCCGTATGCGTGAAAGACAGCTGTTTGTAGTCCGCCGCGGCGATCAGCGCGGGATTGTAATTTATGAGCGCGGGGCTGTCGTCCGTTAATGCGGTCACCGCTCCGGCCAGCGCGGCTTCCCGCGCCGAGGGGTCAAT from Elusimicrobiaceae bacterium includes these protein-coding regions:
- a CDS encoding PorV/PorQ family protein, whose amino-acid sequence is MKRLLAAICCMGLLAPSAKAGGAGTTAASFLKIDPSAREAALAGAVTALTDDSPALINYNPALIAAADYKQLSFTHTGWLSGVQLESLSYAHPHKKTLTFGAGINYLHTPDVPKTDASGNPLGSSFNSADGVFSLGVANRFHENIFAGASFKTIRQSMDDRNATAFAGDAGLLVRYEAVALGLAVSNFGSELKLYEQESPLPLTYKAGLSVKAGENFTLLGEADKPSDTVPIIRAALEYSAYGVLVPSDRYSLRLGYRTSTAESAGPGFTIGAGMRLKRFSLDYCFVPMGDLGNTNRISISVGFGATRAEQLAQASAQKPVAHGSMVPPKPVKRRKAAVVAPEDSVLDDAYKPRLKDPHTYLLEDESSGGPQSPDAAFSAQDRARTRIPRKSSTSPVVE